The following proteins are co-located in the Triticum aestivum cultivar Chinese Spring chromosome 1A, IWGSC CS RefSeq v2.1, whole genome shotgun sequence genome:
- the LOC123054480 gene encoding NAD-capped RNA hydrolase DXO1 has translation MDFAEQDVDVFGEEYDGAEAEAEGASSGSSSPSSSSSSSAAASSSSSSAASSGRSSSPAAGGGDEDGADDRDGGEYDSFDVVPVRPAAGYGDDEEEARDLFGSDNEEYVKTPARSNYLVPVLPPIRNANNFSRGGRGGRGPPLLPRPGGHPGGRNNFGHGGRFSYGNGRNVEGFVSEMKLNKSEETLSRKAVAFQEPCEIACYSRVEGGDVYFDDRSLRLFKRNICDYAGEDLNKGFETFIEKRDLGSQGFGDLLACIRNSNLPLQNIHFVTYRNNLNKILATAYLKEPWKMGVHKRNGVVYLDVHKLPERPQSEIDRRRCFWGYSFENLATENSIDEDGSGIDANVEYCSVIKTKLGAHRIVMGAEMDCCDSTDDGRRFYVELKTSRELEYHTVEKFEKEKLLRFWIQSFLAGVSYVVVGFRNDAGVLIRTERLRTKDITQKVKAKNYWQGGVCLAFADEVLCWLYGTVKENEDYVLQFAHPFHRLELLKAQSPCPEAITLHVEQLTGATN, from the exons ATGGACTTCGCGGAGCAGGACGTCGACGTCTTCGGCGAGGAATACGACGGCGCCGAAGCCGAGGCCGAGGgcgcctcctccggctcctcctccccctcctcatcctcctcgtcctccgccgccgcctcctcctcctcctccagcgctgCCTCCAGcggccgcagcagcagccccgccgccggcggcggggACGAGGACGGCGCCGACGACAGGGACGGCGGGGAGTACGACTCGTTCGACGTCGTGCCCGTCAGGCCCGCCGCCGGGTAcggggacgacgaggaggaggcgagAGATTTGTTCGGCTCCGACAACGAGGAGTACGTCAAGACCCCCGCGCGTAGCAACTACCTAGTTCCAG tGCTGCCCCCGATACGGAACGCCAACAATTTTTCTCGAGGAGGACGAGGTGGCAGGGGCCCACCTCTTCTTCCAAGGCCAGGAGGCCATCCAGGAGGACGAAATAATTTTGGCCATGGCGGGAGGTTTTCGTATGGAAATGGGCGTAATGTTGAAGGTTTTGTTTCAGAAATGAAACTTAATAAGAGTGAAGAAACTTTATCTAGGAAGGCTGTTGCTTTTCAGGAG CCATGTGAGATTGCATGCTACAGCCGTGTTGAGGGTGGGGATGTATATTTTGATGATCGCAGCTTG AGGCTTTTCAAACGTAATATTTGTGATTATGCTGGTGAAGATCTCAATAAAGGATTTGAAAcgtttatagagaaaagag ATTTGGGTTCTCAAGGATTTGGCGACCTTCTTGCATGCATAAGAAATTCAAATCTACCTCTTCAGAATATACATTTTGTG ACGTATCGCAACAACCTTAACAAG ATATTGGCCACGGCTTATCTAAAAGAACCATGGAAGATGGGTGTGCACAAAAGAAATGGTGTTGTATACCTTGATGTCCATAAACTCCCTGAAAGACCACAGAGTGAAATTGACCGCAGGAG ATGTTTTTGGGGCTATTCTTTTGAAAATCTTGCCACTGAGAACTCCATTGACGAAGACGGAAGCGGTATTGATGCTAATGTAGAGTATTGTTCTGTAATAAAGACGAAATTGGGCGCGCATCGCATTGTCATGGGTGCTGAGATGGACTGCTGTGATTCAACCGACGATGGTAGGCGGTTCTATGTGGAGTTGAAAACAAGCAGAGAG CTGGAGTATCATACGGTGGAAAAATTTGAGAAAGAGAAGTTACTTAGGTTTTGG ATTCAATCATTCCTTGCTGGCGTGTCGTATGTTGTCGTGGGATTCAG GAATGATGCTGGTGTACTTATACGAACTGAGAGACTAAGAACTAAAGATATTACACAAAAAGTGAAAGCAAAGAACTACTGGCAG GGTGGTGTCTGCTTGGCCTTTGCTGACGAGGTTTTATGCTGGCTGTATGGCACTGTCAAAGAAA ATGAAGACTATGTTCTGCAATTTGCACACCCGTTCCATCGATTGGAACTATTAAAAGCCCAGTCTCCATGCCCCGAGGCAATAACTCTGCATGTGGAACAGCTCACCGGTGCAACAAACTAG
- the LOC123187516 gene encoding NAD-capped RNA hydrolase DXO1-like, translating to MDCCDSTDDGRRFYVELKTSRELEYHTVEKFEKEKLLRFWIQPFLVGVSYVVVGFRNDAGVLIRTERLRTKDITQKVKAKNYWQGGVCLAFADEVLCWLYGTVKENEDYVLQFAHPFHRLELLKAQSPCPEAITLHVEQLTGATN from the exons ATGGACTGCTGTGATTCAACCGACGATGGTAGGCGGTTCTATGTGGAGTTGAAAACAAGCAGAGAG CTGGAGTATCATACGGTGGAAAAATTTGAGAAAGAGAAGTTACTTAGGTTTTGG ATTCAACCATTCCTTGTTGGCGTGTCGTATGTTGTCGTGGGATTCAG GAATGATGCTGGTGTACTTATACGAACTGAGAGACTAAGAACTAAAGATATTACACAAAAAGTGAAAGCAAAGAACTACTGGCAG GGTGGTGTCTGCTTGGCCTTTGCTGACGAGGTTTTATGCTGGCTGTATGGCACTGTCAAAGAAA ATGAAGACTATGTTCTGCAATTTGCACACCCGTTCCATCGATTGGAACTATTAAAAGCCCAGTCTCCATGCCCCGAGGCAATAACTCTGCATGTGGAACAGCTCACCGGTGCAACAAACTAG